A single Primulina eburnea isolate SZY01 chromosome 11, ASM2296580v1, whole genome shotgun sequence DNA region contains:
- the LOC140806178 gene encoding uncharacterized protein — translation MNSRVGTIINSKEAPLFPQNGKKMEMEGGKLKKADKTRANRRRSARERKVALLEDVDNLKKKLRHEENVHRALERAFNRPLGALPRLPPYLPQYTLELLAEVAVLEEEVVRLEEQVVNFRQGLYQEAVCLSSKKGADDLRSSSGKRHSRSLSQSEANLGSIVARPVPRLSRSSTARKSDGLTDIASFCSEMTNVKQLRNVLALNLENRFIKENGSSPDKKFMVIGTPVKRQLKNDSINNDNSLKMQNRIVEQAQESSTSSDDHMESEANKTSAEILKCLISTFVRLSSSKGKTMDLESFSSLETSEFGEIALESDFRDPYFNSSLLKKQEIGAYKHFYAVEAGSFDPNKKTNASFLIRRLKILLDKLASVKLESLNHQQKLAFWINVYNSCIMNAFLEHGIPESPDMIVALAQKATINVGGFLLTGIMIEHFILRLPYHLKYTCTKAWKNEEMKVFKAFGLEWSEPLVTFALSCGSWSSPAVRVYTASQIETELETAKRYYLQATVGISSTAKKLIVPKLLDWYLLDFAKDLDALLDWVCLQLPDQLRNQAVKCLEAKGKEPLSKLVQFSPYNFTFRYLIYMPQTKSVQVNV, via the exons ATGAACAGTAGAGTTGGCACCATTATTAATTCCAAGGAAGCACCTTTGTTTcctcaaaat GGGAAGAAAATGGAAATGGAGGGAGGCAAATTGAAAAAAGCGGACAAAACCAGGGCGAATCGGCGGCGGTCAGCAAGGGAAAGAAAAGTGGCCTTATTAGAAGAT GTTGATAATCTGAAGAAGAAGCTGAGACATGAAGAGAATGTCCACAGAGCTTTAGAGAGAGCTTTTAATAGACCTTTAGGAGCTCTGCCTCGTCTTCCTCCGTATCTCCCTCAATAT ACACTCGAGCTTCTAGCCGAGGTGGCTGTGTTAGAAGAGGAGGTGGTTCGGCTAGAAGAACAAGTGGTGAATTTCAGACAAGGCCTGTATCAAGAAGCCGTCTGCTTGTCCTCCAAAAAGGGTGCAGATGATCTGAGATCATCCTCGGGAAAAAGGCACTCAAGATCCTTGTCACAAAGTGAAGCTAATTTAGGATCAATCGTTGCACGACCTGTTCCTCGTCTTTCAAGGAGTTCTACTGCTAGAAAATCCGACGGTCTCACTGATATTGCAAGTTTTTGCTCTGAGATGACAAATGTGAAACAACTTCGGAATGTTCTGGCTTTGAATTTAGAAAATAGGTTCATAAAAGAGAATGGATCGTCGCCAGATAAGAAGTTTATGGTTATAGGCACCCCTGTGAAGAGGCAACTAAAGAATGACTcaataaataatgataattCCCTTAAGATGCag AATAGAATTGTAGAGCAAGCACAGGAGAGCTCCACAAGTTCTGATGATCATATGGAGAGTGAGGCGAATAAAACGTCTGCGGAAATCTTGAAGTGCTTGATCAGTACCTTTGTTAGATTAAGTTCATCAAAAGGAAAAACTATGGATCTGGAGTCCTTTTCTTCTCTAGAAACAAGTGAATTTGGTGAAATTGCCCTTGAATCAGACTTCCGAGATCCTTATTTCAATTCTTCTTTATTGAAGAAACAAGAAATTGGCGCCTACAAGCATTTTTATGCAGTGGAAGCTGGTTCATTTGATCCCAACAAGAAAACAAATGCATCGTTTCTGATTCGTAGACTTAA GATTCTTCTTGACAAGCTAGCCTCTGTGAAGTTGGAGAGTTTAAACCATCAGCAGAAGCTTGCTTTCTGGATAAATGTGTACAATTCATGCATCATGAAT GCATTTTTAGAGCATGGAATACCCGAGAGTCCAGACATGATTGTAGCTCTGGCACAAAAG GCGACAATAAACGTTGGGGGATTCCTTCTAACTGGAATAATGATAGAACACTTTATCCTGAGACTACCATATCACTTGAAATAT ACATGCACAAAAGCTTGGAAGAATGAAGAAATGAAGGTTTTCAAAGCATTTGGTTTGGAATGGTCAGAACCTTTAGTCACATTTGCTCTCTCCTGTGGAAGTTGGTCCTCCCCGGCT GTGAGAGTGTACACTGCATCTCAAATAGAGACAGAACTGGAAACAGCCAAAAGATATTATCTACAAGCAACTGTCGGGATTTCATCGACAGCCAAAAAGTTAATAGTTCCCAAGTTGTTAGATTGGTATCTTCTTGATTTCGCCAAGGACTTGGACGCACTACTAGACTGGGTTTGCCTACAACTACCGGACCAGCTCAGGAACCAAGCAGTCAAATGCCTTGAGGCAAAAGGGAAAGAGCCACTCTCAAAATTAGTTCAATTTTCACCTTACAACTTTACTTTCCGGTATCTTATATATATGCCGCAAACGAAAAGCGTTCAAGTTAATGTctaa